The Amphiura filiformis chromosome 1, Afil_fr2py, whole genome shotgun sequence nucleotide sequence GATGATGCGTGATTTCCTGATAAATAACTCAGAGAACGTAAAACATGGAGCAAAACGACAATGGAAgtacaatcacaaaataacacGATTTATTAATAAAACTAACGGATCCTAACCATACAGAGACTGCCGCTTATATTGAAAGTCATGTCTCTAAACAAATGGTCAAGCCGTCTTTGCACAGaaacaaatgtaggcctacgtgttaACTCAACAAGCTCCAAATCATAAGTGAAGGTGCATCGGATGACTGGCCCACGCGCACGCTCATGGCACGCTCCTCTCACATGCCAGTCGACCCAGCAACAGCACCAACCAATCAGGGAACGGCGACGTAAAAGTGCGTCGACATAGTCGCCGCATCTCTCCGTCCCCATTGCAGAAATGCGTCTACCTTCCGCTGCATAATGCATACCACAAATGCAGACGCATCCACAATGACGAGGAAGAGAAGTAATGGGACAATTAATATGCAATTAGcgtcaattaattaacaaaaggaataatttgggTTTCATTTATGAAAGTCCGAAAATACATAAACAATCAGGAATGTGCGCCTTGTGCAAATACAGCAAGTAAACAAGTCAACAAACTCTCCTGGGTCAATGTCCGTTAGTCAGTCGAAGGCTGACACGCAAAATTACATCGCCAAAGTCATTATATTTGATGaaagtttcatacacaagaaaaaggtAAAGCCTGAAAAAGATAGGGAGACACCCGTAGGCTCAGGGCATTTCAGTACTATACTGGTAGTTATtggtattaaaaaacatttgtgatAACATCTTTTTATAATGTGATAAGACTGTTGATTTGTTTTATATTGACCCTGAATATGTGCATTTAATATGCATGTAGTATTGTCTCTCCTCTCCCCCATTCTTACCCCAATGAATGTTTCATAACTCTACATTCATTGGCATGATTTTGGGGAATAGTATATCATCCCTGCCACAACTGGTATCTTTATTGGATCATTTCAATCATGACAGTTTGGAAGGGTATAAAACAGTGTAACTTTGGCAAGGACAGCATCTCAAAATTGTGGGGGAAATACACAGATGATGACCACCCCCAATTTTTCTAACAAATTTGTAACATTTGAATTGCTAGAAATTAGCTGTCAAAATCTGGCTCCATAAAATCTGTTATATCTATAATGAACTTATCATGACTGTTTCCCCTTCTTCACTCCGCTAGCCACCCCGAGGTATCTTGCTGTATGGACCACCTGGTGTTGGTAAAACATTAATTGCAAGAGCAGTGGCCAATGAGACAGGAGCTTTCTTCTTCCTTATCAATGGTAAGACTGAGGCTAATTAATGTGATCTctgatttgttttttgtttttatatattaagtATTAACCACTTCATGGGGATACATGCTATATAATTTAAATATTTCTCTGAAATTACTCTGTACTTGGTAAGTATAAACATGAAAAGTACCCATTGATGTAGTAACCTGTAGCATGGAGGTGTTATGCAATGTTTGGCATACATGTACTACAGATTAACTATTTTCTATTTTACTGTTTTCCAGGTCCTGAGATCATGAGCAAACTTGCCGGTGATTCCGAGTCAAATCTGCGTAAAGCTTTTGAAGAAGCTGAAAAGAATGCTCCCGCTATCATCTTCATTGATGAACTCGACTCAATAGCTCCAAAGAGGGAAAAGGTATGTAGGACTTTATATAATAGTAAAATAAAAGACAGTAATTGGACAGGATGAATGCAACAAAATGCAACAAGGATATGATATATATTGTGTGTGAAATTACTTAAAACTGTGCAGCAGCAGGTGCTTTATTGTGATTCTTTACTCACtacattttctcaaaaaccaTTTGGTATCGTCCCAGAAAAAGAATATATTAACATGGTATTTGAAGCAGGGAGTTTtccatgatattacataatacaaaaaaagaccAAGTATGCAATAAACGGAAGGTTAAATCCATTGAGCACATAAGATGACAGTTATGCATTTTATCTGTTTGTTTAGACTCATGGTGAAGTGGAGCGTCGTATTGTGTCACAATTACTTACCCTTATGGATGGGTTGAAACAGAGAGCTCATGTCATTGTAATGGCAGCTACCAACAGACCAAACAGCATCGATTCAGCACTGCGTCGATTCGGTAAGTTGTCATGTGGTTGTGTGTAAACATGAAAGGATGTCTGATGAGATTTCAAAAGTCTTCTTGCAAAATTCAATGAATTTGGTATAAATGCATCCATTCAATTCAATTGAAAGTGTTTAAGAACTTATCCATTTTATGCAGTAGCTCACCATCAATATCATTTGTGATCCTTCCCTTTATGATTTCTTGTCTCTTTGCCTCTTTGAATTGTTTTTGCACAAAAAGATCCTCCATTTCATACCCCGATAGAGTTTATATTCCCTCTATTGGAATTTAGTTGGAGGTACAGTAATGTCCTTTCACCAGACTCTAGTCGGGCTTACAATAAGATAACGGCTTGTTTGGTATCACTTGAAAGGAGACAAGACTGTGCAAACAAACTGCAATAAATTGTTTCTCTGTTGAGTGGGTTTCCTTCTAAAACTAAGTAACATATATACAATGTCAAGTTTGTCTTGATTAACCATGTACATGGGTATGAAATGTTGACGCAGAATATCTATGAGTATGACTGCACTTTAACATCAATATCGCAAACGGCAAATTTAATTAGAGCAGATGTTCAGAGATATTTATTATTTTCCACATAGAATTCAGTATACAACATTCATTTTTGTTTAAACTTTGAACATTAAAACTGATTATGTAAGAGTAATGACCTCAGTTTGTATGTGCACAGATAATGTTGATGGGTTAAATATTTAATACTGCTAATCTTACAATATGATTTTTGGAATTTCCCTTATACATAGGTCGTTTTGATCGTGAAATAGACATAGGCATTCCAGATGCTACTGGACGTCTTGAGATCTTAAGAATTCACACCAAGAACATGAAGCTGGGAGATGATGTAGATTTAGAACAGGTAAGTGAACACTTAGCTCTCCCTGTCTGTCTAATAATACAGTACTATCAGAGATGTATACAGCCATCCTGCGAGGGTAAAGATGAGCTACtcaaaggtttttttatttttgaatggtCTTTGTGCAATAAAGATCCTCCATTTCATACCCCGATAGAGTTTATATGCCCTCTATTGGAATTTAGTTGGAGGTACAGTAATGTCCTTTCACCAGACTCTAGTCGGGCTTACAATAAGATAACGGCTTGTTTGGTATCACTTGAAAGGAGACAAGACTGTGTAAACAAACTGCAATAAATTGTTTCTCAGTTGAGTGGGTTTCCTTCTAAAACTAAGTATCATGCAATGTACGATATTCACAGATTGGTCAGACAAGATGTCACTTGTCAGGTTCTTATTCTATTTCAACATTGCTTCTtctatttaactttttctctattATGAGGACCCTATTTCCAACTCAAGACTTGTTGATGTAATGATGTTTACACTTTTCAACTCAACCACTTTGCATTAGTAGTGTACTTTACTAAGTGACATGGTTCTCAACAATTGAAACTTAAAAaacttccacatattttttgtgataTCCTTTACCGACTATAGTTTTGTTCTGATCGTTCAATAGCCATCGGCATATTAAATGAAGACAGTGTAGTtagttattttgtcatttttgtcatttcTATCATTTGCAGATTGCCAATGAAACCCATGGTCATGTAGGCTCTGACTTGGCTGCCCTTTGTTCAGAGGCTGCTTTGCAACAGATCCGTAAGAAGATGGATTTAATAGACCTTGATGAAGATACCATTGATGCTGAGGTTATGGACTCACTTGCTGTCAGCATGGATGACTTCAGGGTAAATCAATCAATACATTAACTCTTTATCATGTTACTTGTATATTTAACTTTGGTGCGTGTGATGCAATAGATATGTCAaaataagaataattaaaatgtggAAGATATAAGCAATGTTTCCATATGTACCTACAATCagcgaaaaaagtcttggaacgcttgcgtgtaaataacggaaaactgttacccctctccccgtgcaatgttgagaaatgccaatgtcttcagcggttccccaatgtgttccaacattgcttgatggggagagggaagggcaaatcattgttgtagatgtcatgtttcttcccaaacacaatgtaggtcatttccatgaacataagaaattctgcacggaattacgacagagtgtgccaagcgttccaaggacttttttcgttgattgtctctaccgaatgcaaaatatttcatctaaatttcgtttttgtctcataactcaaaaacggaatgtcgtatgagcttcaaatttcacacgatttgagagtggattatatactttgcaatcataataaaattgttgataaagaatttggtttatttagggagtggtcattggaaacaccccatatgctaaattacacacgtttcacaattatggctctaaactgctctaaaatgtcgtttttgtccataactcaaaaacagaacgttgtatgagcttcatattgcacacgacttgagaggggattatatgctttgcaatcataataaaattgttgataaagaatttggtttagttaaggagtggtcactgaaaacaccccatatgctaaattacacacgtttcataattatggctctaaactgctctaaaatgtcgctttttgtccataactcaaaaacagaatgttgtatgagcttcatattgcacacgattagagagtagataatatccttttgaatcatagtaaaattgttgataaaatgttgagttatttagggagtggtcactgacaacacctcctatgctaaatgacacaagttttgtaattatggccctcttctgtatgatactgtgtcatttttcttttttgtctcataactcaaaaacactacaaatacatttttcgtacaatatcacaatgttttgcagcatgttttccaaaatgtttttttgaatgttattaaaacgttttgtaccctttatgatataacctaacgtataaaatttatgttttctctaaaacttgtgtttgctgagtataggcacatccgagcgaatcagaaagattatgatgtaacaatttgaaacaactcatttctgaatattatttataacaaaatacgctttttgcgatgagaaaaaaaaaagaaaaaaaaacacaatttgatacacttaaagaaaaatatagaccaccattgggactcgaaccatgcacatcagtcaatagccaaaaggttaacagtcggaggactaatccactACAGCGCTACCATTGCACAAGCGAAGTAACAAGTTTcattcttttatagtagtcaggtatcgggaaagtgtaacttgtatagtagaaatggcaaagtgtatcactttaccataatgaaaaaatggtctcaaaaacattttatgtcgATTTTGGACGCATTTTCTCATTATGCGTCACGTTGTTTACactttgctataccaattgagaatgttttaatgcaaaagaaaTAATCTTGATCTACTATAAAAGTTAaaactttaccattttgaattgaaataaatatatgtaGCGGATTTCtttcagactgataaccttttgactattgaccgatgtggtaacaaagtcccattggtggtcgatttttttttaaaagtatattcaattgttgttttttgttttcttttcttgtttttttttcatcgcaaaagcgtattttaatataaataatattcagaaatgagttgtttatgcgtatttatttcaatttaaattggtaaacttaactgttaacaaatttcatatatgaaacgaatgtttcattccttttgcaataaaacattttcaattggtatagcaaatgtaaaccgaacgtgacgcttcgtgagatgcggcctaagaacataaaatgtcgattttggacaattttgtcattatggtaaactgatacattttgccgtttctactatagggtgcttgcatggaagatcataaagttcaaaccatcctaaagacacgctccagaggtcatgcaaatgcacggagtacaataccaatcacctgtttaactggttttgatcaaagtaattctttgtactccatgcattagcatatctaatggagcgtgtctggaggatgatctgaactcatgacctttcgtgcaagtactctatacaagtttacactttccccgatacctgactactataaaaagaacaaaacttgttacttcgattgcgaaatggcagcgtggcgtagcggattagtcctcagactgataaccttttgactattgaccgatgtgaatggttcgagtcccagtggtggtattttttgtaaagtatattaaattgtgtttttttttcttttcttgttttttctcatcgcaaaagcgtgttttaatataaataatattcagaaatgagttgtttcaaattgttacatcataatctttctgattcgctaggatatgcctatactcagcatacacaagttttccagaagacatttatatgcctatactcagcaaacacaagttttagagaaaacatttacatgttgggttatatcataaagggtacaaaatgttttaagttttaataacattgaaaatattttggaaacatgctgcaaaacattgtgatattgtaaaaaaaatgtatttgtagtgtttttgagttacgagacaaaaacgaaatttgactacagtagagggcatacttacgaaacttgtgtaatttagcataggaggtgttttcagtgaccactccctaaataacccaacatttttatcaacaattttattatgattcaaaaggatattatctactctcaaatctggtgcaatatgaaagtcatacaacattctgtttttgagttatggacaaaaacgacattttagagcattttagagccataattgagaaacgtgagtaatttagcataggggtgtttccaatgaccactccctaaataaaccaaattctttagcaacaattttattatgattacaaagcatataatccactctcaaatcgtgtgcaatttgaagctcatattcgacattccgtttttgagttatgagacaaaaacgaaatttagatgaaatattttgcattcggtagagacaatcagcgaaaaaagtcttggaacgcttgcgtgtaaataacggaaaactgttacccctctccccgtgcaatgttgagaaatgccaatgtcttcagcggttccccaatgtgttccaacattgcttgagggggagaggggaaggggaaatcattggtgtagatgtcatgtttcttcccaaacacaatgtaggtcatttccatgaacataagaaattctgcacggaattacgacagagtgtgccaagcgttccaaggacttttttcgttgattgtagcttAAATATTGATATGCATGCATGTTGGCTTCCTAAAGACAACTAAAGCCTAATCAGTGCATTTATTTTATCCCGTTTGTTTTTCAGTTTGCATTAGGTAAGAGCAGTCCCAGCGCCCCTTCGTGAAACTGTTGTTGAGGTACCCACAGTCACCTGGGAAGACATCGGAGGTCTGGAAAGTGTCAAGCGCGAGTTACAAGAATTGGTACAGTACCCTGTGGAACATCCTGACAAATTCCTCAAATTTGGCATGACGCCGAGTCGTGGTGTGCTATTCTATGGACCACCAGGTTGCGGTAAGACGCTGCTGGCCAAAGCCATCGCCAATGAATGCCAGGCTAACTTCATCTCCATCAAAGGACCTGAGCTGCTGACTATGTGGTTTGGTGAATCAGAGGCTAATGTCAGAGATGTGTTTGATAAGGTAAGGTTATCTCAGATATTAGTATTCAGACAGTTGTGATTACCAATAATAGTGGATAACAAAACGCTGATTAATTGAatgataaaattatgaaaaacaaaatattaggCAAAATATTTGCTGAATGTTAAGCAGCATATGTATTCGCCACTTGAATACTTAATAACCTATGGTGTCTGTAGCTTTAACAACACATAACAATTTGTATTCCTGCCTGTAGGCCAGACAAGCTGCTCCATGTGTGTTGTTCTTTGATGAATTGGATTCTATAGCCAAGTCTCGAGGTGGCAACATCGGTGATGCTGGTGGTGCATCAGACAGAGTCATTAACCAAGTCCTCACAGAAATGGATGGTATGAGCTCCAAGAAGAATGTTTTCATCATTGGTGCAACAAATAGGTAAGTAGATAAACAGACCTAAACATGTATCAATTTGGGGAAAGGTATCAACCCATATGGTCCGTAGAGAAAGCCATTGAAGGTAATTGTAGCATCAATATTGGAAAATAAAAGGTCAAAGCAGAACTTGAAGCAACAAATGTTATTATTGTTTATGTATCAGTTGTGTGATCGTCAAACCCCAATCCTGATAATCTGACATTTTATCTTGTATTGTACCTTACAGGCCAGATATTGTAGACCCTGCCATCCTTCGTCCAGGTCGTCTAGATCAGCTCATCTACATTCCACTACCAGATGAACTCTCCCGTATCTCAATCTTAAAGGCTAACCTCAGAAAATCGCCTATATCAAAGGTAATATATGAATGAGTGAATTAACTGTAATTTTAGAAATTAAAACATGTGCCTTGACCAACAGATCTTCATTTTGGCTGGAATCGCACACAAAAGAATTGGACTGCATATTTGGTAATTGTGGTTTACTTCAGGGGATATCGGTGATTTGCTAAATCAGacctcaattcctaaacttcttaccAAGTGCAattaatagcacacctgacagcccGCCGTAACATTTCCAGAAATGTGATTTGTAGCACATCTGTaattttcaaaactcaatcccTGCTGAAAGACCTTACCGAATACTAAAACAAAACCGAAATGCAGATTCTACACATTAAAAAAGCAGCCCAATTATGTGGGAGAGCCAATGTTCTACCCATTGCTGGTGGTTTTGGCTAGCAAAAACAAACTGTTAAGCTGTATAGCAATATCCTGGTGTTAATATCCATCATTTAATGCTTTATGTTTGCAGGATATTGATTTACTCTACTTGGCCAAGGTGACACATGGTTTCAGCGGTGCTGACCTGACAGAAATCTGCCAACGAGCCTGTAAGCTTGCCATCAGGGAAAGCATTGAGACAGATATCCGCAAAACAAGGGAACGACAAGCCAATCCagaccttgatatggtaagtagTACATTCAATGTAATATTAACTTGGTGTCCCAACCATCTCAAATGACACATTAACTAATTGTAAATACttgaccatccaggattttaaCTTCGACTCCTTAACCAATTAGGTCAAGATCTTCCCAGGGCCAGGGATTATTTTGGTAGAAGAAAATTCAGGAATTGCATTCTTTGTCAGTGAAAACCTATATAAACAAGTTCAAAACTTGATCAGTTTGAAGGTCTTGTTTTCTCTTATTTAGGCGatattcttataatattattagcatatgtttacattgtataaaatgctatacaagctgaaatttgtgtagcaggttgtcgcattttgctccacgacacaagttaaatcgaaccctgcgtGTATTCCTGTGACTCCATTTGCAGCTATTTATATCACCTTTTGTGAAAATTAATGCGGAGTTCCATATTTCTATTCTGTATTTAGGAAACGGATGAAGACGACCCAGTACCAGAGATCTCAAGGAATCACTTTGAGGAGGCCATGAAGTTTGCTCGCCGTTCAGTCAGTGACAATGACATCAGGAAGTATGAGATGTTTGCACAAACTCTACAGCAAAGCCGTGGCTTCGGTGGCAATTTCAGGTaagcttttttgtttttaatgtgttTGTGCTTTCAGTAGAGGTGAAGTAGTATCAACATAAGATACCCtacaataaaattggaattttgctgaaagtgacacttttttttttttttgattcatCATTGGTATAATCGACTTATGATGACCcacaattaactttaaaaagaatGCTTTACACAGTTAGgtttatttgttttgtgtgtattgtatacctcgactgcttacattggacccagttttaaccaccgttcctcgtattcagaatgcaatttgatatgtctgatgtgctcttatttGAAATGCACCGGTATCCGTCTAAAAGAAGACttaatcaaatgcaatttacctTTTGTAAATACATCTACAATGTATGAATACACAGTTAAACGCAAATTAAAAGCAACAGTTTTGAAGCAACCGTATAAGTTTGCTTTTGGAAACAACTAtaatctattccagctccagtgacacctcattaatttcactggacctttggatgcattgtaataggtattagcattttactttgtaAATCAATATAAACGGGCTGTAATGCTAGTTTCCATGCCCCTCCAGTGAACATTATATGACTAATCATACCCAGgcaaatatgcatgaggtgtcactggatttGGAACGGATAATAATAATGGCAATTACACTATTGATCCTATCACCATACAATCAATTGTCACAGAACAGGCTAAATATTGTATATTCTCTTGTGTCCATAACAGATTCCCAGATCAGGGTGGTACAGGCGGTGGTACAGGCGCACCTGGAAGAGGCGGCTCTAACGAAGACTCCGATCTCTACGGTGATGGCGACGCTGGTGATGAGAATCTGTACGATTAAATTGAAAAAGAAACCTGTTATGGGTCAAGACTTAGATGCCTAACAAAGACATCATGGATGACTGATGGGTATTTAGTCGGACTACATTACAATTTATTAGCCATGTGTATGTTGATACAGAAATCTTGTTCATGTCAATTTCCAGACTACATCCAGCATAAATTATGAAGAGCTCTACATTGACACTGCTGTTTTGATGACAGTTTCAAAATGTTTTGGGGTATTCATATTTTAGATTGGGTGGAGTGTAATAAACATGGTGCAATGAGCGAGTTATTGTTTCATTTAACAAGATTTTTGTATTTCGTTTAAATGTTATAATTGTATGAAGAACATGTCAATGAAAGGTCAAGAGGTAACATGAAAGTGTATGTGtatatgaaacattttaaaaccaaattgacaactt carries:
- the LOC140153076 gene encoding LOW QUALITY PROTEIN: transitional endoplasmic reticulum ATPase-like (The sequence of the model RefSeq protein was modified relative to this genomic sequence to represent the inferred CDS: deleted 1 base in 1 codon), producing MADKENDDLGTAILREKAKPNRLITEEAINEDNSVVSLSQAKMDELQLFRGDTVLLKGKKRKDTVCIVLADDTVSDDKIRINRVVRNNLRVRLGDIVSVQACPDVKYGKRIHVLPIDDTVEGITGNLFEVYLKPYFQEAYRPVRKGDIFLIRGGMRAVEFKVVETEPGPYCIVAPDTMIHCEGEPIKREEEEESLNEIGYDDIGGCRKQLAQIKEMVELPLRHPQLFKAIGVKPPRGILLYGPPGVGKTLIARAVANETGAFFFLINGPEIMSKLAGDSESNLRKAFEEAEKNAPAIIFIDELDSIAPKREKTHGEVERRIVSQLLTLMDGLKQRAHVIVMAATNRPNSIDSALRRFGRFDREIDIGIPDATGRLEILRIHTKNMKLGDDVDLEQIANETHGHVGSDLAALCSEAALQQIRKKMDLIDLDEDTIDAEVMDSLAVSMDDFRFALGKSSPSALRETVVEVPTVTWEDIGGLESVKRELQELVQYPVEHPDKFLKFGMTPSRGVLFYGPPGCGKTLLAKAIANECQANFISIKGPELLTMWFGESEANVRDVFDKARQAAPCVLFFDELDSIAKSRGGNIGDAGGASDRVINQVLTEMDGMSSKKNVFIIGATNRPDIVDPAILRPGRLDQLIYIPLPDELSRISILKANLRKSPISKDIDLLYLAKVTHGFSGADLTEICQRACKLAIRESIETDIRKTRERQANPDLDMETDEDDPVPEISRNHFEEAMKFARRSVSDNDIRKYEMFAQTLQQSRGFGGNFRFPDQGGTGGGTGAPGRGGSNEDSDLYGDGDAGDENLYD